The nucleotide window TTTGAAAGCGCTGGTGGTTATCAAAATCTGAATATGGAAGGATGCCCGTGTTTTGAAAGAGTTGAATTTACCAATTATTTTCCCTTCGCAATTATTGATTTTTCAGATAAAAGATTATCATTAAAAATTACTCTTGAAGCATTTACTCCTTTTATTCCTCTTGATTATGAAAATTCTTCTCTGCCTATAGCAGTTTTTACATATAGAATAAAAAATCTCACCGAAAAAGAACTTGAAATTTTTCTTGCTTTTTCAATTATGAATCCTGTCGGAACAGATGGAACTGAAAATTTAAATTCACCTAAAAATGTATGTTTTGGCGGGAATATCAATATTTATAAAGAAATAGGTGAAGTTAAAGGTCTTTATTTAAAATCAAATAAATATGAAAAAGAAAGTCATAGATATGGGAATATTTCATTGTTCACAGATTCAAAAAATATTTCATATAAAACTCAGTGGGAAAAAATTGGATGGTGGACTGATTATGAAAATTTCTGGAGAGAATTTAAAAACGGCAAGTTTGAATTTGTTGAAAGTAAAGAAAGTCAAAATGGTGAAACATACTGGGCAACTCTCGGTGTAAAGGAAAATTTAAAAGGAAAAGAGGAAAAAGAGATAAATTTTTATCTTTCATGGTATTTCCCAAATAGAATAAATTACTGGGGATTGAATGAAGAGGTAAAAAATAAAATTTTAAAAAACTGGTATTCAAAAAGATTTTCTGATTCAGCAGAAGTGGTTAAATACTATATTAAAAATAAAAAATACCTTAAAGATGAAAGCATAAAATTTGCAGAAAGTTTTTTTTCTCAGAGTTTACCCGAAAGTTTTCTTGCAACAATAAGTTCTCAGTTTAATACTTTAAGAAGCAATACATTTTTTATTACTGAAGATGGACGTTTTTATGCTTTTGAAGGATGTTCTGATAATAATGGTTGCTGTCCATTGAACTGTACCCATGTCTATAATTATGATTTTACTGTTTCCTATCTATTTCCGAATTTTATGAAAAGCCAGAGAGAGGTGGATTATCTTTACAATACGGATGAAAACGGTTATATGGCTTTTAGAACAAATATACCTTTAGGGATAAAACTCTGGCAGTTTAAACCAGCAGCAGATGGACAGATGGGAACAGTTTTAAAAGCATACAGGGAATGGAAAATTACAGGGGATAATGAATTTTTGAAAAGAATATATACAAAATTAAAAAAGTCGGTTGAATATGCTTGGGAAAACTGGGATAAAAATAGAGATGGTTTAATGGAAGGAGAACAGCATAATACCTATGATGTTGAATTTTATAGAGAAAATCCATTTACTTCTTTTATTTATCTTGCATCATTAAAAGCAATGGAAGAGATTTCGGAATTTATGGGTGATATAGATTTTAAAAATGAATGTAAAAGGATATATGAAGAAGGAAGGAAAAAGGTAATAGAAGAACTCTGGAATGGAAAATATTTTGTTCAGAAATGTAAAATCAATCCATTGCCACCATACCAATTTTTGAATGGATGTTTAACTTCTCAATTACTTGGTCAGTTTTTTGCAGATAATCTAAATCTTGGTTCAATTGTTGAAGAAAAGTATATAAAAAAGACATTATCTTCTATTTTAAAGTATAACTTTATAGATTTTTCAGAACACATAAATTTTATGAGAATATATGGAATTGGAAATGAAAAAGGAGTTATTGTATGTTCTTTCCCAGAAGGTAGGCCTGAAATTCCAATGCCTTACTGTGATGAGGTCTGGACAGGAGAAGAATTTGTTATTGCTTCACTGCTTATTAGGAGAGGGAAATTAAAACAGGCAAAAGAAATTATTGAAGCAATAAATAATAGATATGATGGTGAAAAAAGAAATCCATTCAATCATATTGAATGTGGTTATCATTATGGTAGAGGTTTTTCTGCTTTTGGTTTAATTTTATCCTATCTTGGTTTTTTTGTTGACAATGTGAGAAAGGAGATTTATTTTTCACCTGTTTTGCTGAAAAAAGAATTAAATATTTTCTTTTCAACCGGAACCGGCTGGGGTAATTATAAGTATTCTAAAAAGGGAAAACTACAGGTTGTTGAAATAGAAATTCTACATGGTTTTATAGAAATGAAAAATTTGATTTTTAAGATAGATAATGTTAAAAATAGGAAAATTGAAATTAAAGTAGACGATATAAAAAAGGATTTTGATTTTGTTTTGAATAGAAATTCTGTTAAAATATTTTTTGGTAAACCAGAACTAATTTTAAAAAGAATAAAAGTTTTAATTAAATGAAAAAAAATTATATTACAAAAAAGACATTTGAAAAAATAAAAGACGAGAAGTTTAATTTACTTATTGGAGCAAATCTCATAACCATAACCAATATTCAGTTGAATTTTCATAAAATTAATTCTCCAACATATCCTCACTATCATCCAGATGCTCAATTACTTTATTATTTAAAAGGTTCAGGGATAGAGGAAATTGATGGGAAAA belongs to bacterium and includes:
- a CDS encoding GH116 family glycosyl-hydrolase, which gives rise to MKGIKYEGNKIKQIKFLLGGIGAGNVSVEGKGSLTDWEIFNRPGKGKRMYGNFVSLRVKSKDGIKYRIVSGNPFPPFESAGGYQNLNMEGCPCFERVEFTNYFPFAIIDFSDKRLSLKITLEAFTPFIPLDYENSSLPIAVFTYRIKNLTEKELEIFLAFSIMNPVGTDGTENLNSPKNVCFGGNINIYKEIGEVKGLYLKSNKYEKESHRYGNISLFTDSKNISYKTQWEKIGWWTDYENFWREFKNGKFEFVESKESQNGETYWATLGVKENLKGKEEKEINFYLSWYFPNRINYWGLNEEVKNKILKNWYSKRFSDSAEVVKYYIKNKKYLKDESIKFAESFFSQSLPESFLATISSQFNTLRSNTFFITEDGRFYAFEGCSDNNGCCPLNCTHVYNYDFTVSYLFPNFMKSQREVDYLYNTDENGYMAFRTNIPLGIKLWQFKPAADGQMGTVLKAYREWKITGDNEFLKRIYTKLKKSVEYAWENWDKNRDGLMEGEQHNTYDVEFYRENPFTSFIYLASLKAMEEISEFMGDIDFKNECKRIYEEGRKKVIEELWNGKYFVQKCKINPLPPYQFLNGCLTSQLLGQFFADNLNLGSIVEEKYIKKTLSSILKYNFIDFSEHINFMRIYGIGNEKGVIVCSFPEGRPEIPMPYCDEVWTGEEFVIASLLIRRGKLKQAKEIIEAINNRYDGEKRNPFNHIECGYHYGRGFSAFGLILSYLGFFVDNVRKEIYFSPVLLKKELNIFFSTGTGWGNYKYSKKGKLQVVEIEILHGFIEMKNLIFKIDNVKNRKIEIKVDDIKKDFDFVLNRNSVKIFFGKPELILKRIKVLIK
- a CDS encoding cupin domain-containing protein, yielding MKKNYITKKTFEKIKDEKFNLLIGANLITITNIQLNFHKINSPTYPHYHPDAQLLYYLKGSGIEEIDGKKFNIVPGSFVFIPSYKKHAFFPYKETTAEIFTMRFEAKKNIIKKLML